In Erigeron canadensis isolate Cc75 chromosome 7, C_canadensis_v1, whole genome shotgun sequence, one DNA window encodes the following:
- the LOC122608724 gene encoding E3 ubiquitin-protein ligase RNF144A isoform X1 has translation MAASSSTSSDHHHNIVDEQYFSALHDNDELFPISDAEELQLQEALIHSSSSAAANLIPSSSASSSTLNENEDQSSLVLLKNKQPLLLVESKTVFLYEPLVYCGICMDSKTESEMFRNTNVCSHVYCTDCICQHVAAMIKENSAMVKCPDPNCTGVIGPQVCQGMVPKQVLERWEDVLCESLIMGSDKFIYCPFKDCSAMLVDDDDAGVAVTSSECPSCNRLFCAQCRVAWHCGLDCSEYKNGEREPEDLMLMDLAKTKKWMRCPSCKVFVERTSGCPHISCRTMERLIPVLTIKIFISYFLVLDIMQS, from the exons ATGGCGGCCAGCAGTTCAACCTCTTCTGATCATCATCACAATATTGTTGATGAACAGTATTTCTCAGCCTTACACGATAACGATGAACTCTTTCCCATCTCCGACGCCGAAGAACTCCAGCTTCAAGAGGCACTTATTCACTCTTCTTCTTCTGCTGCCGCTAATTTAATACCATCATCGTCAGCTTCTTCTAGTACGTTAAACGAAAACGAGGACCAGTCATCATTGGTACTATTGAAGAACAAACAGCCATTATTATTGGTGGAATCTAAAACTGTATTCTTATATGAGCCCCTAGTTTACTGCGGCATTTGCATGGACTCCAAAACCGAGTCAGAGATGTTTCGGAACACCAACGTTTGCAGTCACGTGTATTGCACAGACTGCATCTGCCAACATGTTGCAGCTATGATCAAAGAAAACTCAGCCATGGTCAAGTGTCCTGACCCGAATTGCACAGGTGTAATAGGACCTCAAGTGTGTCAGGGTATGGTACCGAAACAAGTTCTGGAAAGATGGGAGGACGTGCTGTGCGAGTCTCTGATCATGGGGTCTGACAAGTTCATTTACTGCCCTTTTAAAGACTGTTCAGCCATGTTGGTGGACGATGATGATGCAGGGGTCGCGGTCACTTCCTCCGAATGTCCGTCATGTAACAGGCTGTTTTGTGCTCAGTGTAGAGTGGCATGGCATTGCGGGTTGGATTGTAGCGAGTATAAAAACGGAGAGAGAGAGCCAGAGGACCTTATGTTGATGGATCTTGCTAAAACCAAGAAATGGATGAGGTGCCCCAGCTGCAAGGTCTTTGTTGAAAGAACTTCTGGATGTCCACATATCTCTTGcag AACGATGGAACGACTCATACCTGTGCTCACTATTAAGATTTTCATTTCCTATTTTCTAGTACTAGACATAATGCAGAGCTAG
- the LOC122608724 gene encoding E3 ubiquitin-protein ligase RNF144A isoform X2 has product MAASSSTSSDHHHNIVDEQYFSALHDNDELFPISDAEELQLQEALIHSSSSAAANLIPSSSASSSTLNENEDQSSLVLLKNKQPLLLVESKTVFLYEPLVYCGICMDSKTESEMFRNTNVCSHVYCTDCICQHVAAMIKENSAMVKCPDPNCTGVIGPQVCQGMVPKQVLERWEDVLCESLIMGSDKFIYCPFKDCSAMLVDDDDAGVAVTSSECPSCNRLFCAQCRVAWHCGLDCSEYKNGEREPEDLMLMDLAKTKKWMRCPSCKVFVERTSGCPHISCRCGHHFCYECGKQNDGTTHTCAHY; this is encoded by the exons ATGGCGGCCAGCAGTTCAACCTCTTCTGATCATCATCACAATATTGTTGATGAACAGTATTTCTCAGCCTTACACGATAACGATGAACTCTTTCCCATCTCCGACGCCGAAGAACTCCAGCTTCAAGAGGCACTTATTCACTCTTCTTCTTCTGCTGCCGCTAATTTAATACCATCATCGTCAGCTTCTTCTAGTACGTTAAACGAAAACGAGGACCAGTCATCATTGGTACTATTGAAGAACAAACAGCCATTATTATTGGTGGAATCTAAAACTGTATTCTTATATGAGCCCCTAGTTTACTGCGGCATTTGCATGGACTCCAAAACCGAGTCAGAGATGTTTCGGAACACCAACGTTTGCAGTCACGTGTATTGCACAGACTGCATCTGCCAACATGTTGCAGCTATGATCAAAGAAAACTCAGCCATGGTCAAGTGTCCTGACCCGAATTGCACAGGTGTAATAGGACCTCAAGTGTGTCAGGGTATGGTACCGAAACAAGTTCTGGAAAGATGGGAGGACGTGCTGTGCGAGTCTCTGATCATGGGGTCTGACAAGTTCATTTACTGCCCTTTTAAAGACTGTTCAGCCATGTTGGTGGACGATGATGATGCAGGGGTCGCGGTCACTTCCTCCGAATGTCCGTCATGTAACAGGCTGTTTTGTGCTCAGTGTAGAGTGGCATGGCATTGCGGGTTGGATTGTAGCGAGTATAAAAACGGAGAGAGAGAGCCAGAGGACCTTATGTTGATGGATCTTGCTAAAACCAAGAAATGGATGAGGTGCCCCAGCTGCAAGGTCTTTGTTGAAAGAACTTCTGGATGTCCACATATCTCTTGcag GTGCGGGCATCACTTTTGTTACGAGTGTGGAAAGCAGAACGATGGAACGACTCATACCTGTGCTCACTATTAA